In Halobaculum rubrum, the following are encoded in one genomic region:
- a CDS encoding DUF7126 family protein, with the protein MTDLSAVVAGPDPEALGAELESLDVTVSRIDGPVTGGTLDDAGIDDAALFVLTDTAEATGIAVAKDRNPDVRAVVYAAESLPEFAKGQADLAVDPELLSAAVVADELVAGA; encoded by the coding sequence ATGACCGATCTCTCCGCCGTCGTCGCTGGTCCCGATCCGGAGGCCCTCGGCGCCGAACTCGAGTCGCTCGACGTGACGGTTTCGCGTATCGACGGCCCCGTCACCGGCGGCACCCTCGACGACGCCGGCATCGACGACGCGGCGCTGTTCGTCCTCACCGACACCGCGGAGGCGACGGGGATCGCCGTCGCGAAGGACCGCAACCCCGACGTACGGGCGGTCGTCTACGCGGCCGAGTCGCTGCCGGAGTTCGCCAAGGGACAGGCCGATCTGGCGGTCGACCCGGAGCTGCTCTCGGCGGCGGTCGTCGCCGACGAACTCGTCGCCGGCGCGTGA
- the guaA gene encoding glutamine-hydrolyzing GMP synthase — protein MVNVEEFIDEATTEITEAVGDANAIIALSGGVDSSVAAALAYRAIGDQLTPVYVDTGLMRKGETDQIRETFAFMDSLEVVEAQGRFLDALAGVTDPEEKRHVIGEQFIREFEREAIETDAEYLVQGTIYPDRIESEGNIKSHHNVGGLPDVVDFEGIVEPVRDLYKDEVREVARALDLEAVISERMPFPGPGLAVRIIGEITEEKLAVARDANHVVEEEVAEHDPWQAFAAVIGKATGVKGDNRVHGWVVSVRSVESRDGMTARAQNLPWETLQRIQSRITGENDDVARVVYDVTHKPPATIEYE, from the coding sequence ATGGTGAACGTCGAGGAGTTCATCGACGAGGCGACGACCGAGATCACCGAGGCCGTGGGCGACGCGAACGCGATCATCGCCCTCTCGGGCGGCGTCGACTCGTCGGTCGCGGCGGCGCTGGCGTACCGCGCGATCGGCGATCAGCTCACGCCGGTGTACGTCGACACCGGGCTGATGCGCAAGGGGGAGACCGACCAGATCCGCGAGACGTTCGCGTTCATGGACTCGCTGGAGGTCGTGGAGGCGCAGGGCCGCTTCCTCGACGCGCTCGCGGGCGTCACCGACCCCGAGGAGAAGCGCCACGTCATCGGCGAGCAGTTCATCCGGGAGTTCGAGCGCGAGGCGATCGAGACGGACGCCGAGTACCTCGTGCAGGGGACGATCTACCCCGACCGTATCGAGAGCGAGGGGAACATCAAGTCCCACCACAACGTCGGCGGCCTGCCCGACGTGGTCGACTTCGAGGGCATCGTCGAGCCGGTGCGCGACCTGTACAAGGACGAGGTCCGCGAGGTCGCCCGCGCGCTCGACCTGGAGGCCGTCATCTCCGAGCGGATGCCGTTCCCCGGCCCCGGCCTCGCCGTCCGCATCATCGGCGAGATCACCGAGGAGAAGCTGGCTGTGGCCCGCGACGCGAACCACGTCGTCGAGGAGGAGGTCGCGGAACACGATCCCTGGCAGGCGTTCGCCGCCGTCATCGGCAAGGCGACGGGCGTGAAGGGCGACAACCGCGTCCACGGCTGGGTCGTCTCCGTGCGCTCGGTGGAGTCGCGCGACGGCATGACCGCGCGGGCGCAGAACCTCCCGTGGGAGACGCTCCAGCGGATCCAGTCGCGGATCACCGGCGAGAACGACGACGTGGCGCGCGTCGTGTACGACGTGACGCACAAGCCGCCGGCGACGATCGAGTACGAGTAG
- the pyrG gene encoding glutamine hydrolyzing CTP synthase, with product MPTEQTGYDPSLGRKFIFVTGGVMSGLGKGITAASTGRLLANAGFDVTAVKIDPYLNVDAGTMNPYQHGEVYVLKDGGEVDLDLGNYERFLGVDMTSDHNVTTGKTYQHVIEKERAGDYLGKTVQVIPHVTDDIKRRIREAAEGSDVCLVEIGGTVGDIEGMPYLEALRQFAHEEDDEDILFTHVTLVPYSKNGEQKTKPTQHSVKELRSIGLQPDILVGRCDDELAPETKEKIALFCDVPTEAVFSNPDVDDVYHVPLTVEEEGLDEHVMERLELVEEALPEAERENTWRDLVTRERTGEVDIALVGKYDLEDAYMSVHEALKHAGLEHGVDVNVVWVAADEADGAHRDRLESADGVVVPGGFGSRGTDGKVEAVRYAREHDVPFLGLCLGFQMAVVEHARNVLDWDDADSAEFEPETPYPVIDLLPDQHDEEDMGGTMRLGAHETEIEPDTLAERIYGDDSCTERHRHRYEVNPNYIDELETDGLVFSGHAGPRMEILERDDHPYFVGTQFHPEFRSRPDRASPPFVGLLDAVLDETNPQGEGSTDDRDAVVDEEVTA from the coding sequence ATGCCGACTGAACAGACGGGGTACGACCCCTCGCTGGGTCGCAAGTTCATTTTCGTCACGGGCGGGGTGATGTCCGGCCTGGGGAAGGGGATCACCGCCGCCTCGACGGGGCGGCTGCTGGCCAACGCCGGCTTCGACGTGACCGCCGTCAAGATCGACCCGTACCTCAACGTCGACGCGGGGACGATGAACCCGTACCAGCACGGCGAGGTGTACGTCCTCAAGGACGGCGGCGAGGTCGATCTCGACTTGGGGAACTACGAGCGGTTCCTCGGCGTCGACATGACCTCCGACCACAACGTCACGACGGGGAAGACGTACCAGCACGTCATCGAGAAGGAGCGCGCCGGCGACTACCTGGGGAAGACGGTACAGGTCATCCCGCACGTCACCGACGACATCAAGCGCCGCATCCGCGAGGCAGCCGAGGGGAGCGACGTGTGTCTCGTCGAGATCGGCGGCACCGTCGGCGACATCGAGGGGATGCCCTACCTCGAAGCGCTTCGGCAGTTCGCCCACGAGGAGGACGACGAGGACATCCTCTTCACCCACGTCACGCTCGTCCCGTACTCGAAGAACGGCGAGCAGAAGACGAAGCCGACGCAACACTCCGTGAAGGAACTGCGCTCGATCGGCCTCCAGCCGGACATCCTGGTGGGCCGCTGTGACGACGAACTCGCCCCCGAGACGAAAGAGAAGATCGCGCTCTTCTGTGACGTGCCCACCGAGGCCGTCTTCTCGAACCCCGACGTGGACGACGTGTACCACGTCCCGCTCACCGTCGAGGAGGAGGGTCTCGACGAGCACGTGATGGAGCGGCTGGAACTCGTCGAGGAGGCGCTCCCCGAGGCCGAACGCGAGAACACCTGGCGCGACCTCGTCACGCGCGAGCGCACAGGCGAGGTCGACATCGCCCTCGTCGGCAAGTACGACCTGGAGGACGCGTACATGAGCGTCCACGAGGCGCTCAAACACGCCGGCTTGGAGCACGGCGTCGACGTGAACGTCGTCTGGGTCGCCGCCGACGAGGCAGACGGCGCCCACCGCGACCGGTTGGAGTCGGCCGACGGCGTCGTCGTCCCCGGCGGCTTCGGCTCCCGCGGCACCGACGGGAAGGTGGAGGCCGTCCGCTACGCCCGCGAGCACGACGTTCCCTTCCTGGGCCTGTGTCTCGGCTTCCAGATGGCCGTCGTCGAGCACGCGCGCAACGTCCTCGACTGGGACGACGCCGACTCCGCGGAGTTCGAGCCCGAGACGCCGTACCCCGTCATCGACCTGCTTCCCGACCAGCACGACGAGGAGGACATGGGCGGCACGATGCGGCTGGGCGCCCACGAGACCGAGATCGAGCCGGACACGCTCGCCGAGCGGATCTACGGCGACGACTCCTGTACGGAGCGTCACCGCCACCGCTACGAGGTGAACCCGAACTACATCGACGAACTGGAGACCGACGGACTCGTGTTCTCGGGGCACGCCGGACCGCGTATGGAGATCCTCGAACGCGACGACCACCCGTACTTCGTCGGGACACAGTTCCACCCCGAGTTCCGCTCGCGCCCGGACCGCGCGTCGCCGCCGTTCGTCGGCCTGCTCGATGCGGTGCTCGACGAGACGAACCCGCAGGGGGAGGGATCGACGGACGACCGCGACGCCGTCGTCGACGAGGAGGTGACCGCCTGA
- a CDS encoding complex I NDUFA9 subunit family protein: protein MRVVVAGATGFIGTHLCTELDQRGHDVVGIARDPTGAGLPDGVVIKAGDVTDRDSLAGAVEGADAVVNLVALSPLFKPDGGDELHERIHLRGTENLLAVAEDAGVDRFVQMSALGADPEGTTHYIRAKGHAEEAVRESEIEHVIARPSVVFGDGGEFVYFTKRLKEIFAPGVPVYPLPGGGRNRFQPIWVGDLVPMLADAVADADHADRTYEFGGPDVLTLRAISEMVFEAEGRSITVVPLPMGLAKVGLSVLGSVGFPMGRDQYRSLQLDNVVSENDVGAFGVAEADLKSFDEYLRGATPTDETDATATA, encoded by the coding sequence ATGCGTGTAGTCGTCGCCGGCGCAACCGGCTTCATCGGGACGCACCTCTGTACGGAACTCGACCAGCGCGGGCACGACGTCGTGGGGATCGCTCGCGACCCGACCGGCGCGGGACTCCCGGACGGGGTCGTCATCAAAGCCGGCGACGTTACCGACCGCGACTCCCTCGCGGGCGCCGTCGAGGGCGCCGACGCGGTCGTAAACCTCGTCGCGCTGTCGCCGCTGTTCAAGCCCGACGGCGGCGACGAGCTGCACGAACGGATTCACCTCCGGGGGACGGAGAACCTCCTCGCCGTCGCCGAGGACGCCGGCGTCGATCGGTTCGTCCAGATGTCCGCGCTCGGTGCGGACCCGGAGGGAACGACTCACTACATCCGCGCGAAGGGACACGCGGAGGAGGCCGTCCGTGAAAGCGAGATCGAACACGTGATCGCTCGCCCGTCGGTCGTCTTCGGCGATGGCGGCGAGTTCGTCTACTTCACGAAGCGACTGAAGGAGATCTTCGCGCCCGGCGTTCCGGTGTACCCGCTCCCCGGCGGCGGCCGGAACCGCTTCCAGCCGATCTGGGTGGGCGATCTCGTTCCGATGCTCGCCGACGCCGTCGCCGACGCCGACCACGCCGACCGGACGTACGAGTTCGGCGGCCCGGACGTACTCACGCTCCGAGCGATCTCCGAGATGGTGTTCGAAGCGGAGGGGCGGTCGATCACCGTCGTCCCGCTCCCGATGGGGCTGGCGAAGGTCGGACTCTCCGTGCTGGGGTCGGTTGGCTTCCCCATGGGACGCGATCAGTACCGGTCGCTGCAGTTGGACAACGTCGTCTCCGAGAACGACGTCGGCGCGTTCGGCGTCGCCGAGGCCGACCTGAAGTCGTTTGACGAGTACCTGCGAGGCGCGACACCCACGGACGAGACCGACGCGACCGCCACCGCCTGA